The Linepithema humile isolate Giens D197 chromosome 2, Lhum_UNIL_v1.0, whole genome shotgun sequence genome has a segment encoding these proteins:
- the LOC105677400 gene encoding mid1-interacting protein 1 isoform X2, which translates to MLHTKRSLRRIARHDEPEFSNASILNSMEKFVRTVSEMEDTILVPSRLLDLSVGDAGDTVCMKGKRGYTAKDTLANTDLYRLYNIINQMKIELLWSQEPTRIEPDDQMPLKGHPIGSPELAHHHPARLGHVRCPSTTSMQSVQSASSIVSTSDSDSEVGIEIDSGLEGEECADLASIAAENFRRHLRGLHRSIARMTEAAEYLTLRYQADVGGQV; encoded by the exons ATGTTGCACACCAAACG GAGTTTGCGGAGGATCGCTCGGCACGACGAGCCGGAATTCAGCAACGCCAGCATCCTGAACAGCATGGAGAAGTTCGTGCGCACCGTGAGCGAGATGGAGGACACGATTCTGGTGCCGAGCCGTCTGCTGGATCTCTCCGTGGGCGACGCCGGCGACACGGTCTGCATGAAGGGCAAGCGCGGCTACACGGCGAAGGACACTCTGGCCAACACCGACCTGTACCGCCTCTACAATATCATCAATCAGATGAAGATTGAACTGCTGTGGTCGCAGGAGCCCACGCGCATCGAGCCCGACGATCAAATGCCGCTCAAGGGCCATCCGATCGGCAGTCCAGAACTGGCGCATCACCATCCGGCGAGACTGGGTCACGTGCGCTGCCCGAGCACCACGTCGATGCAGAGCGTGCAGAGCGCGTCCTCGATCGTCTCCACGTCGGACTCGGACTCCGAGGTCGGTATCGAGATCGACAGCGGTCTTGAGGGCGAGGAGTGCGCCGATCTGGCGAGCATCGCCGCGGAGAACTTTCGCCGTCACTTGCGCGGCCTTCATCGCAGCATCGCCCGTATGACGGAGGCCGCCGAGTACCTGACGCTGCGATATCAGGCTGACGTCGGCGGACAAGTCTGa
- the LOC105677400 gene encoding mid1-interacting protein 1 isoform X1 — translation MNYGDLSNADPARSLRRIARHDEPEFSNASILNSMEKFVRTVSEMEDTILVPSRLLDLSVGDAGDTVCMKGKRGYTAKDTLANTDLYRLYNIINQMKIELLWSQEPTRIEPDDQMPLKGHPIGSPELAHHHPARLGHVRCPSTTSMQSVQSASSIVSTSDSDSEVGIEIDSGLEGEECADLASIAAENFRRHLRGLHRSIARMTEAAEYLTLRYQADVGGQV, via the coding sequence GAGTTTGCGGAGGATCGCTCGGCACGACGAGCCGGAATTCAGCAACGCCAGCATCCTGAACAGCATGGAGAAGTTCGTGCGCACCGTGAGCGAGATGGAGGACACGATTCTGGTGCCGAGCCGTCTGCTGGATCTCTCCGTGGGCGACGCCGGCGACACGGTCTGCATGAAGGGCAAGCGCGGCTACACGGCGAAGGACACTCTGGCCAACACCGACCTGTACCGCCTCTACAATATCATCAATCAGATGAAGATTGAACTGCTGTGGTCGCAGGAGCCCACGCGCATCGAGCCCGACGATCAAATGCCGCTCAAGGGCCATCCGATCGGCAGTCCAGAACTGGCGCATCACCATCCGGCGAGACTGGGTCACGTGCGCTGCCCGAGCACCACGTCGATGCAGAGCGTGCAGAGCGCGTCCTCGATCGTCTCCACGTCGGACTCGGACTCCGAGGTCGGTATCGAGATCGACAGCGGTCTTGAGGGCGAGGAGTGCGCCGATCTGGCGAGCATCGCCGCGGAGAACTTTCGCCGTCACTTGCGCGGCCTTCATCGCAGCATCGCCCGTATGACGGAGGCCGCCGAGTACCTGACGCTGCGATATCAGGCTGACGTCGGCGGACAAGTCTGa
- the LOC105677613 gene encoding uncharacterized protein: protein MYGQAASNWAVGLYSLFDPTNFLPFLPNLWNKQAIGSRYSNDTKIRDTDVLVGYLILFWVLLYFFYEKCLNSLFRRMRFLLIQRSRIIKAAWNCGFCFGSICYMKSSAMQILSFASHAQGMTYQELGFALHKSFYLHQAGIDILCHGAWIKGCGNLLFASFILTPYQQKWCTVTNTFLMYKTIDIVIVNVCRILLCIFQTIGRPICKLLFLQHCLTWIYLYLYYVPTFMLWSKEVNYTKVEPGVWLWFAIECLDSVWLRLIGHVKATHWLEICLFPPPTQEAIELAGIHKRHKESLRKYNIRTAKKVELWQTLVCAMAIKKKIKRIREAKINADVSIKDSEESELLQMHVKNEEQIAGISEGLMNLY from the exons atgtatgGACAAGCCGCAAGTAACTGGGCCGTCGGCCTGTATTCTCTCTTTGATCCAACGAATTTTTTGCCTTTTCTGCCGAATTTATGGAATAAACAAGCCATCGGCTCGCGTTATTCAAACGACACAAAAATACGAGACACCGATGTGCTCGTGGGATATCTTATTCTGTTCTGGGTTCTGCTGTATTTCTTCTACGAAAAGTGTCTTAAC TCTCTATTCAGGCGTATGCGCTTCCTGCTGATTCAACGAAGCAGGATAATCAAGGCAGCTTGGAACTGTGGATTCTGTTTCGGTAGTATATGCTACATGAAGTCATCGGCTATGCAAATCTTGAGCTTTGCATCCCATGCACAGGGAATGACATATCAGGAATTAGGTTTTGCACTGCATAAGAGCTTCTACCTTCATCAAGCAGGAATTGATATATTGTGCCATGGTGCTTGGATAAAGGGCTGTGGAAACTTACTCTTTGCTTCGTTTATTTTGACTCCTTATCaacaaaa GTGGTGTACAGTGACGAATACTTTCCTGATGTATAAAACTATTGACATTGTGATAGTTAATGTTTGTAGAATCTTGTTATGCATTTTTCAAACTATTGGAAGACCAATCTGCAAACTGTTATTCTTACAACATTGTCTTACTTG GATATATCTGTACTTATATTATGTGCCTACTTTTATGCTTTGGTCAAAAGAAGTTAATTATACGAAGGTAGAACCTGGGGTATGGCTTTGGTTTGCAATCGAGTGCTTAGATTCG GTATGGTTAAGACTTATTGGACATGTGAAAGCTACACACTGGCTCGAAATTTGCCTATTTCCACCTCCTACGCAAGAAGCCATTGAATTAGCAGGTATTCATAAAAGACATAAAGAATCgttgagaaaatataatatcagaaCAGCAAAGAAAGTGGAATTGTGGCAAACGTTAGTTT GCGCAATGgctattaagaaaaaaattaaaagaattcgTGAAGCAAAAATCAATGCAGATGTATCGATAAAAGATTCTGAAGAAAGCGAATTGCTTCAGATGCATGTGAAGAATGAGGAACAGATAGCTGGGATTAGTGAAGGATTAATGAATTTGTACTGA